Proteins from a genomic interval of Nematostella vectensis chromosome 5, jaNemVect1.1, whole genome shotgun sequence:
- the LOC5503141 gene encoding E3 SUMO-protein ligase PIAS2 isoform X1, whose amino-acid sequence MEETAELRHMLMSFRVSELQTLLGFAGRSKSGRKHELMGRSLQLLKCEGNYQVRAKIRELYRARYPRRVVISPQKSVPPPRSLPPPPSRREEMSNSVPVHPDVRLVSLPFFEHIDDLVRPTSLVPVGMSQLQENYVVFHLTPRQVGLITTSRDNRPHSRHDFTVQIQLRICLLETSCEQSDNFPSSLCIKVNGKICSLPGYVPPNASVDHKRPGRPVNITNQCRLSSTVPNHIHVSWTPRHGQRHVVVIRLVRLVTSSCLMQRLKARGYRNPDHSRALIKEKLAHDPDSEVATTSLRVTLLCPLGKSKMTLPCRSVTCSHLQCFDAALYLQMNEKKTTWICPVCDQKAEFKSLVLDGLFREILDNTSGSCTEISFYEDGSWRPAVENQELESKAAVKAIIAASPIKKMPIAKAEPETKEEVSVIDLTEDTDESDSDRDDDEDMDTSRNSDDLYAPISNSTISSTSSNSYNKRVSSSSVIMPPSSHSRSPNSPGSPNPTLFSHPSYYPPPPLDFQGIDIYRFLHTDDQYPMYHLGDHANLLGQLSMASNPNVIQLDD is encoded by the exons ATGGAGGAAACGGCCGAACTTAGA caCATGTTGATGAGTTTTCGCGTCTCCGAGCTCCAAACTCTGTTGGGTTTTGCGGGTCGTTCTAAATCCGGCCGAAAACACGAGTTGATGGGCCGATCTTTACAACTGTTGAAATGCGAGGGAAATTATCAAGTTCGCGCCAAAATACGAGAGCTGTATAGAGCTAGGTACCCTAGAAGAGTTGTTATTTCTCCTCAAAAGAGCGTACCACCACCAAGAAGTCTACCACCACCTCCAAGTCGAAGGGAAGAGATGTCGAATTCTGTGCCGGTTCACCCTGACGTTCGACTAGTTTCGTTGCCGTTTTTCGAGCATATTGATGACTTGGTTCGTCCGACAAGCCTAG TTCCAGTTGGGATGTCACAATTACAGGAGAATTATGTTGTTTTCCACTTAACTCCAAGACAAGTTGGTCTCATTACAACCTCCAG ggatAATAGACCACATTCTAGACATGATTTTACTGTCCAGATACAGTTAAG AATCTGTTTATTAGAGACAAGTTGTGAGCAATCTGACAATTTCCCTTCCTCATTATGTATAAAAGTCAATGGAAAAATTTGCTCTCTTCCG GGTTATGTTCCACCGAATGCTAGTGTAGATCACAAGCGCCCTGGCAGACCTGTCAATATCACCAACCAGTGTCGTCTCTCGTCTACTGTACCAAACCATATCCATGTATCTTGGACCCCACGGCATGGTCAG AGACATGTTGTGGTCATACGACTGGTGCGACTTGTGACGTCCAGTTGCTTGATGCAGAGATTAAAGGCTCGTGGATATAGAAACCCAGACCATTCAAGGGCCCTAA TTAAGGAAAAGCTAGCGCACGACCCAGACAGTGAAGTTGCTACAACAAGTTTGCGTGTCACTCTACTTTGTCCA ctTGGAAAGTCCAAGATGACACTTCCTTGTAG GTCAGTAACATGCAGCCATCTTCAGTGCTTTGATGCTGCTCTCTATCTCCAAATGAATGAGAA AAAAACGACTTGGATTTGTCCTGTGTGTGATCAAAAGGCAGAATTCAAGAGTTTAGTTTTAGATGG TTTGTTCAGGGAGATTTTAGACAACACTAGTGGGAGCTGCACTGAAATCTCATTCTATGAGGATGGGTCATGGAGGCCAGCTGTTGAAAATCAAG AACTAGAAAGCAAAGCAGCTGTGAAAGCAATCATCGCAGCCAGCCCAATAAAAAAGATGCCCATTGCTAAAG CTGAGCCAGAAACCAAGGAGGAAGTCTCAGTGATTGATCTAACAGAGGACACAGATGAAAGTGACAGTGAcagagatgatgatgaagatatgGATACTTCCAGGAATAGTGACGACCTCTA tgCACCAATCAGTAACAGCACCATCAGCTCAACTAGTAGCAATAGCTACAACAAGAGGGTGTCATCAAGCTCAGTGATCATGCCGCCTTCCTCGCACTCCAGATCACCCAACTCACCTGGCTCACCCAACCCGACGCTGTTCAGTCACCCAAGCTATTACCCACCCCCACCTCTGGATTTCCAAG GAATTGATATTTACAGATTTCTACATACGGATGACCAG TACCCGATGTACCATTTAGGAGACCACGCAAATCTTCTTGGACAGCTCAGCATGGCATCCAATCCAAACGTCATCCAGTTAGACGACTGA
- the LOC5503141 gene encoding E3 SUMO-protein ligase PIAS2 isoform X2: MEETAELRHMLMSFRVSELQTLLGFAGRSKSGRKHELMGRSLQLLKCEGNYQVRAKIRELYRARYPRRVVISPQKSVPPPRSLPPPPSRREEMSNSVPVHPDVRLVSLPFFEHIDDLVRPTSLVPVGMSQLQENYVVFHLTPRQVGLITTSRDNRPHSRHDFTVQIQLRICLLETSCEQSDNFPSSLCIKVNGKICSLPGYVPPNASVDHKRPGRPVNITNQCRLSSTVPNHIHVSWTPRHGQRHVVVIRLVRLVTSSCLMQRLKARGYRNPDHSRALIKEKLAHDPDSEVATTSLRVTLLCPLGKSKMTLPCRSVTCSHLQCFDAALYLQMNEKKTTWICPVCDQKAEFKSLVLDGLFREILDNTSGSCTEISFYEDGSWRPAVENQELESKAAVKAIIAASPIKKMPIAKAEPETKEEVSVIDLTEDTDESDSDRDDDEDMDTSRNSDDLYAPISNSTISSTSSNSYNKRVSSSSVIMPPSSHSRSPNSPGSPNPTLFSHPSYYPPPPLDFQGIDIYRFLHTDDQISRRSNRRGPHRYFTRKFSTNSDPTLR, encoded by the exons ATGGAGGAAACGGCCGAACTTAGA caCATGTTGATGAGTTTTCGCGTCTCCGAGCTCCAAACTCTGTTGGGTTTTGCGGGTCGTTCTAAATCCGGCCGAAAACACGAGTTGATGGGCCGATCTTTACAACTGTTGAAATGCGAGGGAAATTATCAAGTTCGCGCCAAAATACGAGAGCTGTATAGAGCTAGGTACCCTAGAAGAGTTGTTATTTCTCCTCAAAAGAGCGTACCACCACCAAGAAGTCTACCACCACCTCCAAGTCGAAGGGAAGAGATGTCGAATTCTGTGCCGGTTCACCCTGACGTTCGACTAGTTTCGTTGCCGTTTTTCGAGCATATTGATGACTTGGTTCGTCCGACAAGCCTAG TTCCAGTTGGGATGTCACAATTACAGGAGAATTATGTTGTTTTCCACTTAACTCCAAGACAAGTTGGTCTCATTACAACCTCCAG ggatAATAGACCACATTCTAGACATGATTTTACTGTCCAGATACAGTTAAG AATCTGTTTATTAGAGACAAGTTGTGAGCAATCTGACAATTTCCCTTCCTCATTATGTATAAAAGTCAATGGAAAAATTTGCTCTCTTCCG GGTTATGTTCCACCGAATGCTAGTGTAGATCACAAGCGCCCTGGCAGACCTGTCAATATCACCAACCAGTGTCGTCTCTCGTCTACTGTACCAAACCATATCCATGTATCTTGGACCCCACGGCATGGTCAG AGACATGTTGTGGTCATACGACTGGTGCGACTTGTGACGTCCAGTTGCTTGATGCAGAGATTAAAGGCTCGTGGATATAGAAACCCAGACCATTCAAGGGCCCTAA TTAAGGAAAAGCTAGCGCACGACCCAGACAGTGAAGTTGCTACAACAAGTTTGCGTGTCACTCTACTTTGTCCA ctTGGAAAGTCCAAGATGACACTTCCTTGTAG GTCAGTAACATGCAGCCATCTTCAGTGCTTTGATGCTGCTCTCTATCTCCAAATGAATGAGAA AAAAACGACTTGGATTTGTCCTGTGTGTGATCAAAAGGCAGAATTCAAGAGTTTAGTTTTAGATGG TTTGTTCAGGGAGATTTTAGACAACACTAGTGGGAGCTGCACTGAAATCTCATTCTATGAGGATGGGTCATGGAGGCCAGCTGTTGAAAATCAAG AACTAGAAAGCAAAGCAGCTGTGAAAGCAATCATCGCAGCCAGCCCAATAAAAAAGATGCCCATTGCTAAAG CTGAGCCAGAAACCAAGGAGGAAGTCTCAGTGATTGATCTAACAGAGGACACAGATGAAAGTGACAGTGAcagagatgatgatgaagatatgGATACTTCCAGGAATAGTGACGACCTCTA tgCACCAATCAGTAACAGCACCATCAGCTCAACTAGTAGCAATAGCTACAACAAGAGGGTGTCATCAAGCTCAGTGATCATGCCGCCTTCCTCGCACTCCAGATCACCCAACTCACCTGGCTCACCCAACCCGACGCTGTTCAGTCACCCAAGCTATTACCCACCCCCACCTCTGGATTTCCAAG GAATTGATATTTACAGATTTCTACATACGGATGACCAG ATAAGCCGAAGATCAAATCGTCGCGGTCCCCACCGATACTTCACAAGGAAATTCAGCACGAATTCAGATCCAACCCTGAGATAA